In Amycolatopsis sp. EV170708-02-1, the following are encoded in one genomic region:
- the ehuD gene encoding ectoine/hydroxyectoine ABC transporter permease subunit EhuD yields the protein MDWSWESAAKSVPLLLEGLLVTVEITLLASVVAYALGLVFALIRRTGIPVLSQAVLLFIEFVRSTPLLIQVFVLYYVIQPVGGMTLSPFTTGVIALGVHYATYAAEVYRAGIEAVPKGQWEATTALNLPRSRVWTAVVLPQAVPRVLPALGNYTISMFKETPLLLAIGVVDVLARAKEVGADTFRVTEPYTLAGVLFLLVSLPASILVRRLERRAAHS from the coding sequence ATGGACTGGAGCTGGGAATCCGCCGCGAAATCGGTTCCCCTTCTGCTGGAAGGGCTTCTCGTCACCGTCGAGATCACCCTGCTGGCCTCGGTGGTCGCGTACGCGCTCGGCCTGGTGTTCGCGCTGATCCGCCGGACGGGGATTCCCGTGCTGTCCCAAGCGGTCCTGCTGTTCATCGAGTTCGTCCGCAGTACGCCCTTGCTGATCCAGGTGTTCGTGCTCTACTACGTGATCCAGCCGGTGGGCGGGATGACGTTGTCCCCGTTCACCACCGGTGTCATCGCGCTCGGCGTGCACTACGCGACGTACGCCGCCGAGGTCTACCGTGCCGGGATCGAAGCGGTCCCGAAAGGACAGTGGGAGGCCACGACCGCGCTGAACCTGCCGAGGTCGCGGGTGTGGACCGCGGTGGTCCTGCCGCAGGCGGTGCCGCGGGTGCTGCCCGCGCTCGGCAACTACACGATCTCGATGTTCAAGGAAACCCCGCTGCTGCTGGCGATCGGCGTCGTCGACGTCCTGGCGAGGGCGAAGGAGGTCGGCGCCGACACGTTCCGCGTCACCGAGCCGTACACCCTGGCCGGGGTGCTGTTCCTGCTGGTGAGCCTGCCGGCTTCGATTCTGGTGAGAAGGTTGGAGCGACGTGCCGCCCACAGTTGA
- the ehuB gene encoding ectoine/hydroxyectoine ABC transporter substrate-binding protein EhuB, with translation MVHGEWSRREFFRRSAVLGAVTIGGPVLLSACTSTSSGDALQAAKDAKKIKIGIANEAPYGFTDQSGKVTGEAPEVARAVFKAMGIDNVEAEAVSFDQLIPALNARKYDIVAAGMNIKKERCDAAAFSIPDYSALTALLVPKGNPQQVLKFEDIAAKKVKVAVLSAAVEKGYATDSGVAEDQIVTLDSQDNMLRAVTDGRVYCAALTDISLKDVLAKSPGAAAEVTPGFDPIKDGKPVISAGAFVFRKDDNPLREAFNAELKKLHDSGEWTKIVTPFGFSADNLPKADVTTEKLCAV, from the coding sequence ATGGTGCACGGCGAATGGTCGAGGCGGGAGTTCTTCCGACGGTCAGCGGTTCTGGGCGCGGTGACGATCGGCGGTCCGGTGCTGTTGTCCGCGTGCACGTCGACGTCCTCCGGAGACGCGCTGCAGGCCGCCAAGGACGCGAAGAAGATCAAGATCGGGATCGCGAACGAGGCGCCGTACGGTTTCACGGACCAGAGCGGCAAGGTCACCGGCGAGGCGCCCGAGGTCGCCCGCGCCGTCTTCAAGGCCATGGGCATCGACAACGTGGAAGCCGAAGCGGTCTCCTTCGACCAGCTGATCCCCGCGCTCAACGCCAGGAAGTACGACATCGTCGCGGCCGGGATGAACATCAAGAAGGAACGGTGCGACGCGGCGGCCTTCTCGATCCCCGACTACTCGGCGCTGACCGCTTTGCTGGTACCCAAGGGAAATCCGCAGCAGGTGCTGAAGTTCGAGGACATCGCGGCCAAGAAGGTCAAGGTCGCCGTGCTCTCGGCGGCCGTGGAGAAGGGGTACGCCACCGACTCCGGCGTCGCCGAGGACCAGATCGTCACTCTCGATTCCCAGGACAACATGCTCCGCGCGGTCACCGACGGCCGCGTCTACTGCGCCGCGCTCACCGACATCTCCCTCAAGGACGTCCTGGCGAAGAGCCCGGGTGCCGCGGCGGAGGTGACGCCGGGCTTCGACCCGATCAAGGACGGCAAGCCGGTCATCTCCGCCGGTGCGTTCGTCTTCCGCAAGGACGACAATCCGTTGCGTGAGGCCTTCAACGCCGAGCTCAAGAAGCTGCACGACAGCGGCGAATGGACCAAGATCGTGACGCCGTTCGGGTTCTCGGCGGACAACCTGCCGAAGGCCGACGTCACCACCGAGAAACTCTGCGCGGTGTAG
- a CDS encoding enoyl-CoA hydratase-related protein, with the protein MAEYEHILVKRDGDTVTITMNRAARRNSLSADHLGELLAAFREAGDTDATGIVLAGAGPVFSAGHDFGDVAARDLMGVRELLRLCTDLMGTMQSVPQVVVARVHGLATAAGCQLVASCDLAVAAESAGFALPGGKGGWFCHTPAVPVARAIGRKRLMELALTGDVVDAATALDWGLVNRVVPDDELDEAVASLLGRATRGGRASKAMGKQTLYAQLDRPEADAYALALEVMASASQLPGAREGMAAFLEKRSPVWPD; encoded by the coding sequence ATGGCCGAGTACGAACACATCCTCGTGAAGCGGGACGGCGACACCGTCACGATCACCATGAACCGCGCCGCCCGGCGGAACTCGCTGTCCGCCGACCACCTCGGCGAGCTGCTCGCGGCGTTCCGCGAGGCAGGGGACACGGACGCCACCGGGATCGTCCTGGCGGGCGCCGGGCCGGTGTTCTCGGCGGGACACGACTTCGGCGACGTCGCCGCCCGCGACCTGATGGGCGTGCGCGAGCTGCTGCGGCTGTGCACCGATCTGATGGGCACGATGCAGTCCGTGCCGCAGGTCGTCGTCGCGCGGGTGCACGGGCTCGCGACCGCGGCGGGCTGCCAGCTGGTGGCGTCGTGCGACCTCGCCGTCGCCGCGGAATCCGCCGGGTTCGCCCTGCCGGGCGGCAAGGGCGGCTGGTTCTGCCACACGCCTGCGGTGCCGGTGGCCCGCGCGATCGGGCGGAAACGGCTGATGGAGCTGGCGCTCACCGGCGACGTCGTCGACGCCGCGACCGCGCTGGACTGGGGCCTGGTGAACCGCGTGGTCCCGGACGACGAGCTGGACGAGGCCGTCGCTTCGCTGCTGGGGCGTGCGACGCGCGGCGGCCGGGCGAGCAAGGCGATGGGCAAGCAGACCCTCTACGCGCAGCTGGACCGGCCCGAGGCCGACGCCTACGCGCTGGCGCTGGAGGTGATGGCTTCGGCCTCGCAGCTGCCCGGCGCCCGTGAGGGGATGGCGGCGTTCCTGGAGAAGCGCTCCCCGGTCTGGCCGGACTGA
- a CDS encoding LysE family translocator: MTWSSYSSYLVIVVLIVLAPGPDTMVMLKNSLSGGTRGGFLTTAGIFVANAVQGTAAALGLGVVIAQSQPVFVTLKWVGAAYLVFLGFQALRGAWRGDYSGVTAVKQQRSSGFRRFREGFLSNITNPKVLVLYLSVLPQFLDPVTTSAWHALLLAYTVAVLGAIWLLTLLFFVHRVRAWLERRKVRRALDGVTGTALVGFGAALVFES; this comes from the coding sequence GTGACGTGGAGTTCGTACAGCAGCTATCTGGTCATCGTCGTCCTGATCGTCCTCGCGCCGGGGCCGGACACGATGGTGATGCTCAAGAACTCGCTGTCCGGCGGCACCCGCGGCGGGTTCCTCACGACGGCCGGGATCTTCGTGGCCAACGCCGTCCAGGGCACCGCCGCCGCGCTCGGCCTCGGAGTCGTGATCGCGCAGTCGCAGCCGGTGTTCGTGACGCTCAAATGGGTCGGCGCCGCGTATCTGGTCTTCCTCGGCTTCCAGGCGCTGCGCGGCGCGTGGCGGGGCGACTATTCCGGTGTCACCGCGGTGAAGCAGCAGCGGTCGAGCGGGTTCCGCCGCTTCCGCGAGGGCTTCCTGTCCAACATCACCAACCCGAAGGTGCTCGTGCTGTACCTGTCGGTGCTGCCGCAGTTCCTCGACCCGGTGACGACGTCGGCGTGGCACGCGCTGCTGCTCGCCTACACGGTCGCCGTGCTGGGCGCGATCTGGCTGCTGACGCTGCTGTTCTTCGTGCACCGCGTGCGGGCCTGGCTCGAACGCCGCAAGGTCCGCCGCGCGCTCGACGGCGTCACCGGCACCGCGCTCGTCGGCTTCGGCGCGGCTTTGGTGTTCGAGTCATGA
- a CDS encoding protein meaA translates to MPYPTDRERDRPWVMRTYAGHSSAAASNELYRRNLAKGQTGLSVAFDLPTQTGYDPDHQLSKGEVGKVGVPVSHIGDMRRLFDGIPLAEANTSMTINAPAMWLLALYVSVAREQAEAEGRDVDEVLAKLTGTTQNDIIKEYLSRGTYIFPPGPSLRLITDMIAWTVHHVPKWNPINICSYHLQEAGATPTQEVAYALCTAIAVLDAVRDSGQVEQADMAKVVARISFFVNAGVRFVEEMSKMRAFTALWDEITRDRYGVTDPKARRLRYGVQVNSLGLTEAQPENNVQRIVLEMLAVSLSRGARARAIQLPAWNEALGLPRPWDQQWALRMQQVLAFETDLLEYEDIFDGSHVIQAKVDEIMTGAREEIARVQDLGGAVAAVESGYMKSQLVASLAEYRRGMENGERILVGVNKFETTEPSPLQAEGAKAIETIDPAVEKQAVTAIEEWRTHRDDTAVESALEKLKAVAKTSQNLFEATIDCARAGVTTGEWSGALREVFGEYRAPTGVSASAAAGEGNEEIRRVRDRIKATNTELGERLRILVGKPGLDGHSNGAEQVAVRARDVGFEVVYQGIRLTPEQIVAAAVQEGVHVVGLSVLSGSHLEVVPQVVDGLRAAGAGDIPVIVGGIIPPDDEKLLLERGIARVFTPKDYELTDIMDGIVGLVRERHGLST, encoded by the coding sequence GTGCCCTATCCCACGGACCGTGAACGGGACCGCCCCTGGGTGATGCGGACCTACGCGGGTCACTCGTCCGCGGCCGCGTCCAACGAGCTGTACCGCCGCAATCTCGCGAAGGGGCAGACCGGCCTCTCGGTCGCCTTCGATCTGCCGACGCAGACCGGCTACGACCCGGATCACCAGCTGTCCAAGGGCGAGGTCGGCAAGGTCGGCGTCCCGGTGTCGCATATCGGCGACATGCGGCGCCTCTTCGACGGCATCCCGCTCGCCGAGGCCAACACGTCGATGACGATCAACGCGCCCGCGATGTGGCTGCTGGCGCTCTACGTCTCCGTGGCGCGTGAGCAGGCCGAAGCCGAGGGCCGCGACGTGGACGAGGTGCTGGCGAAGCTCACCGGCACCACGCAGAACGACATCATCAAGGAATACCTTTCCCGCGGCACCTACATCTTCCCGCCGGGCCCGAGTCTCCGCCTGATCACCGACATGATCGCGTGGACCGTGCACCACGTGCCGAAGTGGAACCCGATCAACATCTGCAGCTACCACCTGCAGGAAGCCGGCGCGACGCCGACGCAAGAGGTCGCGTACGCGTTGTGCACCGCCATCGCCGTCCTCGACGCGGTCCGCGATTCCGGCCAGGTCGAGCAGGCCGACATGGCCAAGGTCGTCGCGCGGATCTCGTTCTTCGTCAACGCCGGCGTGCGGTTCGTCGAAGAGATGTCGAAGATGCGCGCGTTCACCGCGCTCTGGGACGAGATCACCCGGGATCGTTACGGCGTCACGGATCCCAAGGCGCGGCGGCTGCGCTACGGCGTGCAGGTCAACTCGCTGGGCCTGACCGAGGCGCAGCCGGAGAACAACGTCCAGCGCATCGTGCTGGAGATGCTCGCGGTCTCGCTTTCCCGCGGCGCGAGGGCCCGCGCCATCCAGCTGCCCGCGTGGAACGAGGCGCTCGGCCTGCCCCGGCCGTGGGATCAGCAGTGGGCGCTGCGGATGCAGCAGGTGCTGGCGTTCGAGACCGACCTGCTGGAGTACGAGGACATCTTCGACGGCTCGCACGTCATCCAGGCCAAGGTCGACGAGATCATGACGGGCGCGCGCGAGGAGATCGCGCGGGTGCAGGATCTCGGTGGCGCGGTGGCGGCCGTCGAGAGCGGCTACATGAAGTCGCAGCTCGTCGCCTCGCTCGCCGAGTACCGGCGCGGCATGGAGAACGGCGAGCGGATCCTGGTCGGGGTCAACAAGTTCGAGACCACCGAGCCGTCCCCGCTGCAAGCCGAAGGCGCGAAGGCGATCGAGACGATCGACCCCGCCGTCGAGAAGCAGGCGGTGACCGCGATCGAGGAATGGCGGACGCACCGCGACGACACGGCCGTCGAGTCGGCGCTGGAGAAGCTGAAGGCCGTCGCGAAGACCTCGCAGAACCTGTTCGAAGCCACCATCGACTGTGCCCGCGCCGGGGTCACCACCGGTGAATGGTCGGGTGCGCTGCGCGAGGTGTTCGGCGAATACCGTGCTCCCACCGGGGTTTCCGCGTCGGCGGCCGCGGGCGAGGGCAACGAGGAGATCCGCCGCGTCCGTGACCGGATCAAAGCGACGAACACCGAGCTCGGCGAGCGGCTGCGGATCCTGGTCGGCAAACCCGGCCTCGACGGGCATTCCAACGGCGCCGAGCAGGTGGCCGTGCGGGCGCGTGACGTCGGCTTCGAGGTGGTGTACCAGGGCATCCGGCTCACACCGGAACAGATCGTCGCGGCCGCCGTCCAGGAGGGCGTGCACGTGGTCGGGCTTTCCGTGCTCTCGGGTTCGCATCTCGAGGTCGTGCCGCAGGTCGTGGACGGCCTGCGGGCCGCGGGCGCGGGCGACATCCCGGTCATCGTCGGCGGCATCATCCCGCCCGACGACGAGAAGCTCCTGCTGGAGCGGGGAATCGCGCGCGTGTTCACGCCGAAGGACTACGAACTCACCGACATCATGGACGGGATTGTCGGATTGGTACGCGAGCGCCACGGTCTGAGCACCTAA
- the nucS gene encoding endonuclease NucS, translating to MRLVIARCQVDYAGRLTAHLPMATRLLLVKADGSVSVHSDDRAYKPLNWMSPPCWLIEDGKLWIVENKQGEKLVITIDEIFHDHAQELGAEPGLQKDGVEAHLQELLAEHIKTLGDGYTLVRREFPTAIGPVDIMARDADGASVAVEIKRRGEIDGVEQLTRYLELLNRDPLLAPVQGVFAAQVIKPQARVLAEDRGIRCLTLDYDALRGIESDEFRLF from the coding sequence GTGCGCCTTGTGATCGCTCGCTGCCAGGTCGACTACGCCGGCCGTCTGACCGCCCACCTGCCGATGGCCACCCGGCTGCTGCTCGTGAAGGCCGACGGCTCGGTGTCCGTGCACTCGGACGACCGTGCCTACAAGCCGTTGAACTGGATGAGCCCGCCGTGCTGGCTGATCGAGGACGGCAAGCTGTGGATCGTCGAGAACAAGCAGGGGGAGAAGCTCGTCATCACGATCGACGAGATCTTCCACGACCACGCCCAGGAACTCGGCGCGGAACCGGGCCTGCAGAAGGACGGCGTCGAGGCGCACCTGCAGGAACTGCTCGCCGAGCACATCAAGACCCTCGGCGACGGCTACACCCTGGTGCGGCGGGAGTTCCCGACCGCGATCGGCCCGGTCGACATCATGGCCCGCGACGCAGACGGGGCCAGCGTCGCCGTCGAGATCAAGCGGCGCGGCGAGATCGACGGCGTCGAGCAGCTGACGCGGTACCTCGAACTGCTCAACCGCGACCCGCTGCTGGCGCCGGTGCAGGGCGTGTTCGCGGCGCAGGTCATCAAGCCGCAGGCGCGGGTGCTGGCCGAGGACCGGGGGATCCGGTGCCTCACGCTGGACTACGACGCGCTGCGCGGCATCGAGTCGGACGAGTTCCGCCTGTTCTGA
- a CDS encoding GlxA family transcriptional regulator: protein MRTVGVLLLPGSRSFDLGVIGEVWGVDRTDSGIGPFEVRLCAPGRGRVAIHPFGQVEATHGLSGLVGCDLVLVPGRVDPHAEVPAAAVAALRKAHRAGITVASLCSGAFTLAAAGLLDGRSVTTHWRLLDDLETAARDAIVQRDVLFADEGDVLTSAGVVGGLDLCLHLVRRDHGAEVAAALARRLVMPPAREGGQRQYVDNPLPPKPSRPSVSSTMDWALARIADDIGVDDLVGHAGLSERTFHREFAAATGVTPGRWLRAQRVRLARRLLETTELPVERVAQRSGLGTAANLRRRLRADVGVGPDSYRRTFRSVTVEAWPSTNTSS, encoded by the coding sequence ATGCGAACCGTGGGTGTGCTCCTCCTGCCGGGCAGCCGGTCCTTCGACCTCGGCGTGATCGGCGAGGTCTGGGGCGTGGACCGGACCGACAGCGGCATCGGCCCCTTCGAGGTCCGGCTCTGCGCGCCCGGCCGCGGCCGGGTCGCCATCCACCCGTTCGGCCAGGTCGAGGCGACGCATGGCCTGAGTGGGCTGGTGGGATGCGATCTCGTCCTCGTGCCCGGCCGGGTCGATCCGCACGCCGAGGTGCCCGCGGCCGCCGTCGCCGCGCTGCGCAAGGCGCACCGGGCCGGGATCACCGTGGCGTCGCTGTGCTCCGGCGCCTTCACCCTCGCGGCGGCCGGGCTGCTCGACGGCCGGTCCGTCACCACGCACTGGCGGCTGCTGGACGACCTCGAAACCGCCGCTCGCGACGCGATCGTCCAGCGGGACGTCCTGTTCGCCGACGAGGGTGATGTCCTGACCTCCGCCGGTGTGGTCGGCGGGCTCGATCTCTGCCTGCACCTGGTGCGCCGAGACCACGGCGCGGAGGTCGCCGCCGCGCTCGCCCGGCGGCTCGTGATGCCGCCCGCGCGGGAAGGCGGCCAGCGGCAGTACGTCGACAATCCGTTGCCGCCCAAGCCGTCGCGGCCGAGTGTTTCGTCCACAATGGACTGGGCGCTGGCGCGGATCGCCGACGACATCGGCGTCGACGACCTCGTCGGTCACGCCGGGCTCAGCGAGCGGACGTTCCATCGCGAGTTCGCGGCGGCCACCGGTGTCACGCCGGGGCGCTGGCTGCGCGCGCAGCGGGTGCGGCTCGCGCGGCGGCTGCTGGAGACCACCGAGCTCCCGGTCGAGCGGGTCGCGCAGCGGTCCGGCCTCGGCACCGCCGCCAACCTGCGGCGAAGGCTCCGGGCCGACGTCGGTGTCGGGCCCGATTCGTATCGCCGGACGTTCCGGTCGGTTACCGTCGAAGCATGGCCGAGTACGAACACATCCTCGTGA
- a CDS encoding cysteine hydrolase family protein yields the protein MTTETKALIVIDVQRGFDKPVWGPRNNPGAEANIKALVDAWQDRGLPIVLVHHDSVKPGSSLRPGQEGNHFKPELDGVRADLVFGKKVNSAFHGDIDLDGWLKTRGITSFVLAGIQTNFCCETTARVGGNLGYDVTFALDATFTFDLAGPDGGVLTADELYRATATNLHGGGFATVTSTNEILSGF from the coding sequence ATGACCACTGAGACCAAGGCCTTGATCGTGATCGACGTCCAGCGCGGCTTCGACAAGCCCGTCTGGGGCCCGCGCAACAACCCCGGCGCGGAGGCCAACATCAAGGCGCTCGTCGACGCCTGGCAAGACCGCGGGCTGCCGATCGTGCTGGTGCACCACGACTCCGTGAAACCCGGCTCGTCGCTGCGGCCGGGGCAGGAGGGCAACCACTTCAAGCCGGAACTCGACGGCGTGCGCGCGGATCTGGTGTTCGGCAAGAAGGTCAACTCGGCCTTCCACGGCGACATCGATCTCGACGGCTGGCTGAAGACGCGCGGCATCACCTCGTTCGTGCTCGCCGGCATCCAGACGAACTTCTGCTGCGAGACCACCGCGCGCGTCGGCGGGAACCTCGGCTACGACGTGACGTTCGCGCTCGACGCCACCTTCACCTTCGACCTCGCCGGGCCGGACGGCGGCGTCCTGACCGCGGACGAGCTGTACCGGGCGACCGCGACGAACCTGCACGGGGGCGGATTCGCCACGGTCACCTCGACGAACGAGATCCTCAGCGGGTTCTGA
- the ehuA gene encoding ectoine/hydroxyectoine ABC transporter ATP-binding protein EhuA: protein MIRFSQVVKSYGDHVVLRDLDFTVAPGEFVSLIGPSGSGKTTILRLLMTLEKVDGGTIEVCGDYLSHMKRGEKLVPADEKYLREARKRIGMVFQQFNLFPNMNVLRNITEAPIHSLGVPRDEAEARAVELLEMVGLTDKKDEHPTRLSGGQQQRVAIARALAMRPDVLLLDEVTSALDPELVADVLRVLREIATSTDITILCVTHEMQFARDVSDRVMMFDQGQVLEDATPDKLFNDPDHDRTRRFLKAVIDRA from the coding sequence ATGATCCGGTTCTCGCAGGTGGTCAAGTCCTACGGCGACCACGTGGTGTTGCGGGACCTCGATTTCACCGTCGCGCCAGGGGAGTTCGTCTCGCTGATCGGGCCGAGCGGGTCCGGGAAGACGACGATCCTGCGGCTGTTGATGACGCTGGAGAAGGTCGACGGCGGCACCATCGAGGTCTGTGGTGACTACCTGAGCCATATGAAGCGCGGCGAGAAGCTGGTGCCCGCGGACGAGAAGTACCTGCGGGAGGCGCGCAAGCGGATCGGGATGGTGTTCCAGCAGTTCAACCTGTTCCCGAACATGAACGTGTTGCGCAACATCACCGAGGCGCCGATCCATTCGCTCGGTGTCCCCCGGGACGAGGCCGAGGCGCGGGCCGTCGAACTGCTGGAGATGGTGGGGCTCACGGACAAGAAGGACGAGCACCCCACCCGGCTTTCCGGCGGTCAGCAGCAGCGCGTCGCGATCGCCCGCGCGCTCGCGATGCGGCCGGACGTGCTGCTGCTGGACGAGGTGACTTCGGCGCTCGACCCGGAACTCGTGGCCGACGTCCTGCGCGTGCTGCGCGAGATCGCGACGTCCACCGACATCACGATCCTCTGTGTCACGCACGAAATGCAGTTCGCGCGGGACGTTTCGGACCGGGTGATGATGTTCGACCAGGGGCAGGTGCTGGAGGACGCCACGCCGGACAAGCTGTTCAACGATCCGGACCACGACCGGACGCGGCGGTTCCTCAAAGCGGTGATCGACCGCGCCTGA
- the ehuC gene encoding ectoine/hydroxyectoine ABC transporter permease subunit EhuC has translation MSSSVSHIITTVLSGLTATVAAAVGGIALTVVLSLIAGLALGSPSRTVRGISRVYVEIFRGTSEVVQLFWLYFVLPVLVGFQLVPMFAGILVLGLNHGAYGAEIVRGAVNSVPRAQFEGAVALNLTPAQRMRRVILPQAFAEMLPPFNNLFIQLLKSTALLSFIAVPEMARQGELLRPVFGAELGWIYGTELVLYLLLALLITSGMRLLERIAARRLGRAPAKMTATAGGV, from the coding sequence ATGTCGTCGTCGGTATCGCATATCATCACGACCGTCCTCAGTGGACTGACCGCGACCGTCGCCGCCGCCGTCGGCGGGATCGCGCTCACCGTGGTGCTCTCCCTGATCGCCGGGCTCGCGCTGGGCTCTCCATCCCGGACGGTGCGGGGAATTTCCCGTGTCTACGTCGAGATCTTCCGTGGCACCTCGGAAGTCGTGCAGCTGTTCTGGCTGTACTTCGTGCTTCCGGTGCTGGTCGGTTTCCAGCTGGTGCCGATGTTCGCCGGGATCCTGGTGCTGGGCCTCAACCACGGGGCATACGGCGCGGAAATCGTCCGCGGCGCGGTGAACTCGGTCCCCCGCGCGCAGTTCGAAGGCGCCGTCGCGCTCAACCTGACACCCGCCCAGCGGATGCGGCGGGTGATCCTGCCGCAGGCGTTCGCGGAAATGCTGCCACCGTTCAACAATCTCTTCATCCAGTTGCTGAAGAGCACCGCGCTGCTGTCGTTCATCGCTGTCCCGGAGATGGCGCGTCAAGGTGAACTGCTGCGGCCGGTGTTCGGCGCCGAGCTGGGCTGGATCTACGGCACCGAACTGGTGCTCTACCTCCTGCTGGCGTTGCTGATCACCAGCGGGATGCGGCTGCTGGAACGGATCGCCGCGCGGCGCCTCGGCCGGGCCCCGGCCAAGATGACGGCCACCGCGGGAGGTGTGTGA
- a CDS encoding NUDIX hydrolase, producing the protein MDPVQRVSSREVYRNNWMTVREDDVRRLDGSEGIYAVVDKPTCAVVIPFDGARFHLVEQFRYPLGLRRWEFPMGTAPELADVPPLELAARELREETGLVAGSMAELGVTDVAAGMSSQRGRVFLATDLTQSEAQREIEEQDMRTAWFDLDEFEKMIATGDITDAQTLAAYTLLLVRERVL; encoded by the coding sequence ATGGACCCCGTTCAGCGTGTCAGCTCGCGTGAGGTGTACCGGAACAACTGGATGACCGTGCGCGAGGACGACGTCCGGCGGCTCGATGGTTCCGAAGGGATCTACGCGGTCGTCGACAAACCCACCTGCGCCGTCGTGATCCCCTTCGACGGGGCCAGGTTTCACCTGGTCGAGCAGTTCCGCTACCCGCTCGGGCTGCGGCGCTGGGAGTTCCCCATGGGCACCGCTCCCGAGCTGGCCGACGTCCCGCCGCTCGAACTCGCCGCCCGCGAGCTGCGCGAGGAGACCGGGCTGGTCGCGGGTTCGATGGCCGAGCTCGGCGTGACGGACGTCGCCGCCGGGATGTCGAGCCAGCGCGGGCGCGTGTTCCTGGCCACCGATCTCACGCAGAGCGAAGCCCAGCGCGAGATCGAAGAGCAGGACATGCGGACGGCGTGGTTCGACCTCGACGAGTTCGAGAAGATGATCGCCACGGGGGACATCACCGACGCGCAGACCCTGGCCGCCTACACGCTCCTGCTCGTGCGCGAGCGCGTGCTGTGA
- a CDS encoding LysE family translocator, with translation MTWGVYSGFALMMLALALVPGPDNMVVLKNALSGGVRGGGWACFGVAAANLAQATAAALGLGAVIMNSRPVFEAVKWAGAAYLCYLGVRALIGAFRGDYGGLADTAAARRSGFRRWREGFLSNVTNPKVLVLYLSVLPQFLTPGVTGTGDALLLAYTIAAAGTVAQLLLLFFVHRVRTWLERRKVRRALDGVTGTALVGFGAALVLE, from the coding sequence ATGACCTGGGGTGTGTACAGCGGTTTCGCGCTGATGATGCTGGCGCTCGCGCTCGTCCCCGGCCCGGACAACATGGTGGTGCTGAAGAACGCGCTGTCCGGCGGTGTCCGCGGCGGGGGTTGGGCCTGCTTCGGCGTCGCCGCCGCGAACCTCGCGCAGGCGACCGCGGCCGCGCTCGGTCTCGGCGCGGTCATCATGAACTCACGGCCGGTGTTCGAGGCCGTGAAATGGGCGGGTGCGGCCTACCTCTGCTACCTCGGCGTCCGGGCCTTGATCGGCGCCTTCCGCGGCGACTACGGCGGGCTCGCCGACACCGCCGCCGCCCGGCGGAGCGGATTCCGCCGCTGGCGGGAGGGTTTCCTCTCCAACGTCACCAACCCGAAGGTGCTCGTGCTGTACCTGTCGGTGCTGCCGCAGTTCCTGACCCCGGGCGTCACCGGCACCGGGGACGCGCTGCTGCTGGCGTACACGATCGCCGCGGCGGGCACCGTCGCCCAGCTCCTGCTCCTGTTCTTCGTGCACCGCGTGCGGACCTGGCTCGAACGCCGCAAGGTGCGCCGCGCGCTCGACGGCGTCACCGGCACCGCGCTCGTCGGCTTCGGTGCCGCGCTCGTGCTGGAGTAA